A stretch of the Bacillus licheniformis DSM 13 = ATCC 14580 genome encodes the following:
- a CDS encoding sensor histidine kinase, with product MKIKYLYQLLASHISILVLAFLITGALFSHFAKDFAYESKVDELSSYGYRIMGEMEMRPKGAPAIMKPFEEILRSRKISFFLFNEKKEILMTPADLRPRKLLLSDEEWKELKDGKAVVVKTDFNRFNEEVSVVALPNIVNNEFQGGILLTAPISGTEEMISDMNRFMLFTAAGVILVAILLSWLTSKFHVARIQKLRDATKKVAAGDYDIHIENRNKDEIGDLGDDFNIMARKLKSSSEEIDRLEKRRRQFITDVSHELKTPLTTISGLVEGMNSQTIPEDQQDKCMKLITEETKRLIRLVNENLDYEKIRSNQITLQKLHYPLIEVFEIIKEQLALQAEERQNQLILDVEDHVMVNADYDRLIQILVNITKNSIQFTTNGTVWLRGREDYKETVIEVEDTGIGIDENDIENIWDRFYKADLSRTNTPYGEYGLGLSIVRQLVSLHNGTVEIESEKNKGTKFIIRLPLTARDDDE from the coding sequence ATGAAGATTAAGTATCTCTATCAGCTGCTGGCCAGTCACATCAGTATATTAGTCTTGGCTTTTCTCATCACGGGGGCGCTGTTTTCACACTTTGCCAAAGACTTTGCATACGAGAGCAAAGTCGATGAGCTGTCTTCCTACGGCTACCGCATCATGGGCGAAATGGAGATGCGGCCGAAAGGAGCGCCGGCCATTATGAAGCCGTTTGAGGAAATTTTGCGAAGCAGGAAGATCAGCTTTTTTCTGTTTAATGAAAAGAAAGAGATCTTGATGACGCCGGCCGATTTGCGGCCGCGAAAACTGCTGCTCAGTGATGAAGAATGGAAAGAGCTTAAAGATGGAAAGGCCGTTGTCGTCAAAACCGACTTTAACCGTTTTAATGAGGAAGTATCGGTCGTCGCTCTGCCCAACATCGTCAACAATGAATTTCAGGGAGGCATTCTGCTGACCGCTCCGATCAGCGGGACCGAAGAAATGATCAGCGACATGAACCGCTTTATGCTCTTTACGGCGGCGGGTGTCATCTTAGTCGCTATTCTCTTAAGCTGGCTGACGTCGAAATTCCATGTCGCCCGCATTCAGAAGCTCCGCGACGCCACGAAAAAAGTCGCGGCCGGGGATTATGACATCCATATCGAAAACCGCAATAAGGATGAAATCGGTGATTTGGGCGACGACTTTAACATTATGGCCCGCAAGCTAAAAAGCTCAAGCGAGGAAATCGACCGGCTCGAAAAGCGGAGAAGGCAGTTTATCACTGACGTTTCACATGAGCTGAAGACGCCGCTGACGACGATCAGCGGTTTAGTGGAAGGGATGAACAGCCAGACGATACCCGAAGACCAGCAGGATAAATGTATGAAGCTGATCACGGAGGAGACAAAAAGGCTGATTCGCCTCGTCAACGAAAACCTTGATTATGAAAAAATCCGCTCCAACCAGATTACATTGCAAAAGCTGCATTATCCGCTGATCGAAGTGTTTGAAATCATTAAAGAGCAGCTGGCGCTTCAGGCGGAGGAGAGACAGAATCAGCTGATCCTCGATGTGGAAGATCATGTAATGGTCAATGCCGATTACGACCGGCTCATCCAGATTCTCGTCAATATTACGAAGAACAGCATTCAATTCACAACGAACGGAACCGTTTGGCTGAGAGGCCGGGAAGACTACAAGGAGACGGTGATCGAAGTAGAGGATACCGGAATCGGCATTGATGAAAATGATATCGAAAACATTTGGGATCGTTTTTATAAAGCGGATTTATCACGGACAAACACACCTTACGGAGAATACGGGCTGGGGCTGTCGATCGTCAGACAGCTCGTCTCCCTTCACAACGGCACGGTAGAGATTGAAAGCGAGAAAAACAAAGGAACAAAATTTATCATCCGCCTGCCGCTGACGGCGAGAGATGATGATGAATAG
- a CDS encoding methyl-accepting chemotaxis protein, with translation MNLLRNIKIRSKLFVIIIISALALSIVGIQGVGGLSKLSKGSEMIYQDQLIPNQLFARLKANNLDLDTYKFELMVTKDSDRNETLQKNIKEKNEENNTLMEKIDQLKLMDNVSEKYESFKSEYKKLQDISSQMLSLAVKNENDKAYDVYLKEMEPQRETVNQLIEDIQTLNADNAKTIYQRDSKEAGSIITLLIIVIAASLVLSISIGLLMTRLITKPIKDIQALFAETEQGDFTVKGTYQSKDELGLLTASFNKMVAGVRSIIETVGETSHQVASSSQELSASADESTKASEYISTTIQELAVGSDQQVESVENSRTVIKGMTEFAGRISSSAEKAAATADQTAKMSLEGTKAIDKVSAQMQSINETVVSLSEAFKHLTERSNEIGNITEVITSIAEQTNLLALNAAIEAARAGEQGKGFAVVADEVRKLAEQSAQSAEQITRLITIIQNDTKQTMNSVISATGEVKEGLVVVHEAGGAFQKIENSITEVVTQINDVTNLVKNLTAGTSEIETAISGVKEVAETAAGSTQTVSAATQEQLASMEEIAAASQILAQNAEELQHLIQKFKIKD, from the coding sequence ATGAATCTGTTGAGAAATATAAAAATCAGAAGCAAACTGTTTGTCATCATTATCATTTCGGCGCTGGCTTTGTCAATTGTAGGCATCCAGGGGGTAGGCGGGCTGAGCAAGCTTTCCAAAGGTTCCGAGATGATCTATCAAGATCAATTGATTCCCAACCAGTTGTTTGCAAGATTAAAAGCGAACAACCTCGATCTTGATACGTACAAATTCGAGTTAATGGTGACGAAAGACAGCGATCGAAATGAAACTTTGCAAAAAAACATCAAGGAAAAAAACGAAGAAAACAACACCTTAATGGAAAAGATCGATCAGCTGAAATTAATGGACAACGTCTCTGAAAAATACGAGAGCTTCAAAAGCGAATACAAGAAATTGCAAGATATCAGCAGCCAGATGCTCAGCTTGGCGGTGAAGAACGAAAATGACAAAGCTTATGATGTCTATCTAAAAGAGATGGAGCCTCAAAGAGAAACGGTCAACCAGCTGATTGAAGACATTCAAACGCTAAATGCTGACAACGCCAAAACGATCTATCAGCGGGATTCTAAAGAAGCCGGTTCCATCATCACGCTTCTCATCATTGTGATCGCAGCATCGCTTGTTTTATCCATCTCGATCGGACTCTTAATGACAAGGCTGATCACAAAGCCGATCAAAGACATTCAGGCGCTGTTCGCAGAAACAGAGCAAGGCGATTTTACTGTCAAAGGAACATATCAATCGAAGGATGAATTGGGATTGCTGACCGCATCGTTTAACAAAATGGTAGCAGGCGTCCGTTCGATCATTGAAACGGTCGGCGAAACGTCCCACCAAGTTGCTTCATCATCACAAGAATTGAGCGCCAGCGCTGATGAAAGCACAAAGGCGAGCGAGTACATCTCAACGACGATCCAGGAGCTTGCGGTAGGCTCTGATCAGCAGGTGGAAAGCGTTGAAAACAGCAGAACCGTTATTAAGGGAATGACCGAGTTTGCCGGAAGAATTTCTTCTAGCGCCGAAAAGGCAGCCGCCACCGCAGACCAGACGGCGAAGATGTCGCTTGAAGGCACGAAAGCCATTGATAAAGTGAGCGCACAAATGCAGTCTATTAATGAAACGGTCGTTTCTCTTTCAGAAGCATTTAAACATTTAACAGAACGTTCAAATGAGATCGGGAATATTACCGAAGTGATTACGAGCATCGCTGAACAAACGAACCTGCTAGCTTTAAACGCGGCCATTGAAGCGGCCAGGGCTGGAGAACAAGGAAAAGGCTTTGCCGTCGTCGCGGATGAAGTCAGAAAATTAGCCGAGCAATCGGCCCAGTCAGCAGAACAGATTACAAGGTTGATTACGATCATTCAAAACGATACAAAGCAGACGATGAACTCGGTCATTTCGGCAACCGGCGAAGTCAAAGAAGGACTTGTCGTCGTTCATGAAGCCGGAGGCGCTTTCCAAAAAATCGAAAACTCGATAACTGAGGTTGTCACACAGATCAATGATGTGACAAACTTGGTGAAAAACCTGACAGCCGGCACAAGCGAAATCGAAACCGCGATTTCCGGCGTCAAAGAAGTAGCCGAGACTGCAGCGGGAAGCACGCAAACGGTTAGTGCGGCAACCCAGGAGCAGCTTGCTTCAATGGAAGAAATCGCCGCCGCATCACAGATCCTCGCGCAAAACGCCGAAGAGCTGCAGCACCTGATTCAGAAATTCAAAATTAAAGATTAA
- a CDS encoding aspartate kinase, giving the protein MKVVKFGGSSLASGAQLEKVFQIVTSDPERRAVVVSAPGKRHPEDTKVTDLLIECAQQYLLSKEATGLVEAIVGRYADIALELGLADDVINRIRADLLQLLEGDKTNPERFIDAIKASGEDNNAKLVAAYFRHRGVEAHYVSPKDAGLFVTSEPGNAQVLPESYDNLFQLRQQKGIIIFPGFFGFSQEGEVMTFSRSGSDITGSILANGLKAELYENFTDVDAVYSVNPAIVSNPKEIRELTYREMRELSYAGFSVFHDEALIPAFRARIPVQIKNTNNPDAEGTRVVATRDNTNGPVVGIAGDSGFCSIYISKYLMNREIGFGRRVLQILEDEGLTYEHIPSGIDDITIILRQNQMDQAAEKRMIKRIKEELDADEVAIEHNIALIMVVGEAMRHNVGTTARASKALSEAGVNIEMINQGSSEVSMMFGVKEAQEKQAVRALYQEFFAKVLV; this is encoded by the coding sequence ATGAAAGTCGTTAAATTTGGAGGCAGCTCGCTCGCATCAGGAGCCCAGCTAGAGAAAGTATTTCAAATCGTCACTTCCGATCCGGAAAGGAGGGCCGTCGTCGTATCGGCACCCGGAAAACGGCATCCCGAGGATACGAAAGTAACTGACCTGTTAATCGAATGCGCCCAACAGTACCTATTATCGAAAGAAGCGACCGGCCTGGTTGAGGCGATTGTCGGACGGTATGCCGATATCGCGCTAGAGCTCGGGCTTGCCGATGACGTGATCAACCGGATCCGGGCAGACCTGCTTCAGCTGCTCGAAGGTGATAAAACAAATCCGGAACGGTTTATTGATGCGATCAAAGCTAGCGGCGAAGATAACAATGCCAAACTGGTAGCGGCCTACTTCAGGCACCGTGGAGTTGAAGCACATTATGTCAGTCCAAAAGACGCCGGGCTGTTCGTGACGAGCGAACCCGGCAACGCACAAGTGCTGCCCGAGTCCTACGACAATCTGTTTCAGCTCAGACAGCAAAAGGGCATCATTATCTTTCCCGGCTTCTTCGGATTCAGCCAGGAAGGAGAAGTGATGACGTTTTCGCGCAGCGGCTCTGACATTACGGGCTCCATTTTAGCGAATGGATTGAAAGCCGAGTTGTATGAAAACTTCACTGACGTTGACGCCGTTTATTCTGTCAACCCGGCGATCGTATCCAACCCGAAAGAAATCCGCGAGCTGACATACCGGGAAATGAGAGAGCTGTCGTATGCCGGCTTTTCCGTCTTTCATGATGAAGCATTGATCCCTGCTTTCCGGGCGCGCATACCGGTTCAGATCAAAAATACAAACAACCCGGACGCAGAAGGGACAAGAGTTGTCGCCACACGCGACAACACGAACGGACCTGTCGTCGGGATCGCCGGCGACAGCGGATTTTGCAGCATTTACATCAGCAAATATTTGATGAACCGAGAAATCGGCTTCGGCCGCCGCGTCCTGCAAATCCTTGAAGATGAAGGGCTGACATATGAACACATTCCGTCCGGCATTGACGATATTACGATCATTTTAAGGCAGAATCAAATGGATCAAGCAGCAGAAAAACGGATGATCAAACGGATCAAGGAAGAGTTGGATGCTGATGAAGTAGCGATTGAACACAATATTGCCCTGATCATGGTCGTCGGCGAAGCCATGCGCCATAACGTCGGAACGACGGCAAGAGCGTCAAAAGCATTGTCTGAAGCCGGCGTCAACATCGAAATGATCAACCAGGGCTCCTCGGAAGTCAGCATGATGTTCGGCGTTAAGGAAGCTCAGGAAAAACAAGCGGTCCGCGCATTATACCAGGAGTTTTTCGCAAAAGTTCTCGTTTAA
- a CDS encoding ABC transporter permease has product MKLRYLLLMLIILSFSSIFIGVKELSPLDLFRFNEDEIQTLYISRIPRLISIVLAGMSLSICGLIMQQLTRNKFVSPTTAGTMDWARLGVIIAIVLFSSAGIVVKILFAFVFALFGSFLFVKILDRIKFKDAIFIPLVGMMLGSVVSAISTFMAYQYNIIQNVNAWFEGNFSLVMKGRYELLFLSIPLVIIAYLFANKFTLAGMGESFSINLGLKYKRVVNIGLIIVSIISSVVILTIGTLPFLGLIIPNIVSIYRGDHLKNSLPHTAVLGAVFVLFCDIAGRLVIYPYEISVGLMVGIIGSGVFLYLLLRRKAYAS; this is encoded by the coding sequence ATGAAATTACGATACTTATTGCTAATGCTCATCATTCTTTCATTCAGCTCGATATTCATCGGCGTTAAGGAGCTTTCGCCTCTTGACCTTTTCCGCTTTAATGAGGACGAAATTCAAACGCTTTACATAAGCAGAATCCCGCGCTTGATCAGCATCGTGCTTGCGGGAATGAGCTTGAGCATCTGCGGGCTGATCATGCAGCAGCTGACGCGCAATAAATTTGTTTCACCAACCACCGCTGGAACGATGGATTGGGCTCGGCTCGGCGTGATCATTGCGATCGTGCTTTTTTCGTCTGCAGGGATAGTAGTCAAAATACTGTTTGCCTTTGTTTTTGCACTGTTTGGCAGCTTTTTGTTCGTCAAAATTTTGGACAGAATCAAGTTCAAAGATGCGATTTTCATCCCTCTCGTCGGAATGATGCTCGGGAGCGTTGTCAGCGCCATCTCTACTTTCATGGCTTATCAGTACAATATTATTCAAAACGTCAATGCATGGTTTGAAGGGAATTTTTCGCTCGTCATGAAGGGGAGGTATGAGCTCTTATTTCTGAGTATACCGCTCGTTATCATTGCCTATCTGTTCGCCAATAAATTCACGTTGGCCGGGATGGGGGAGTCATTTTCCATCAATCTTGGTTTGAAATACAAGCGGGTGGTCAATATCGGGCTGATCATCGTATCTATTATTTCGTCCGTCGTCATCCTGACGATCGGCACGCTTCCCTTTTTGGGATTGATCATCCCGAACATCGTGTCCATTTACAGGGGAGATCATTTGAAAAACAGCCTGCCTCACACGGCGGTTCTCGGAGCCGTTTTCGTCTTGTTTTGCGATATAGCGGGACGTCTCGTCATTTACCCGTACGAAATTTCGGTTGGTTTGATGGTCGGCATCATCGGGAGCGGCGTTTTTCTTTACTTGCTTTTAAGGAGAAAAGCCTATGCGTCATAA
- a CDS encoding iron chelate uptake ABC transporter family permease subunit, producing MRHKQKMLVLIVIAAVCIGLFLFYGLPSVWEYALPRRFAKVFAIIIVGTAIAYSSMIFQTITNNRILTPSILGLDSLYVLLQTGIIFFFGAAKLADLGKNGNFLLSTGLMVCFSFVLFFLMFRRGGRHIFLLLLVGIVFGTLFRSLSSFMQMLIDPNEFQVVQNKMFASFNNLNTDILVLASLVILAILVYAWRFNPYFDVISLGRDQAVNLGIDYDRTVKKMLIVVAVLVSVSTALVGPITFLGLLVVNVAREVFKTYKHSVLIPGAVLFSIIALVGGQFIVEKLFGLTVTLVVIIDFIGGIYFIYLLLKERK from the coding sequence ATGCGTCATAAACAGAAAATGCTTGTACTCATCGTGATAGCAGCAGTCTGCATCGGGCTGTTTCTGTTCTACGGTTTGCCGTCTGTATGGGAATATGCGCTTCCGCGGAGGTTTGCCAAGGTTTTTGCGATCATCATTGTCGGTACAGCGATTGCGTATTCGTCGATGATTTTCCAAACGATCACAAACAACAGAATTTTGACGCCGAGCATCCTCGGACTCGATTCTCTCTATGTTCTGCTGCAAACCGGGATTATTTTCTTTTTCGGTGCAGCCAAACTCGCTGACCTTGGCAAAAACGGCAATTTTCTATTGTCTACCGGTTTGATGGTCTGCTTTTCATTTGTGCTGTTTTTCCTGATGTTCCGCCGCGGGGGAAGGCACATCTTCCTGCTGCTGCTCGTTGGAATCGTGTTCGGCACATTGTTCAGAAGCCTGTCATCCTTTATGCAGATGCTGATCGATCCGAACGAGTTCCAAGTCGTTCAAAACAAGATGTTTGCCAGCTTCAACAATTTGAATACGGACATTTTAGTGCTTGCTTCGCTCGTCATTCTGGCGATTCTCGTTTACGCTTGGCGGTTTAATCCGTACTTTGACGTGATTTCGCTCGGCAGGGATCAAGCCGTCAACCTCGGAATCGATTACGACCGGACGGTGAAGAAAATGCTGATCGTCGTCGCCGTTCTCGTTTCCGTGTCTACTGCCCTCGTGGGTCCGATCACATTTTTGGGGCTTCTCGTCGTCAATGTGGCCCGGGAGGTATTTAAAACGTATAAGCACAGCGTCCTGATTCCCGGAGCGGTTTTGTTCAGCATCATTGCGCTTGTCGGAGGCCAGTTCATTGTTGAAAAGCTGTTTGGTTTAACGGTGACGCTCGTGGTGATCATTGATTTTATCGGCGGGATTTATTTTATTTACCTGTTGCTGAAGGAGCGTAAATAA
- a CDS encoding iron ABC transporter ATP-binding protein, whose translation MIEVRDIMKQFGEQTVVHPTTLTIQKGMITSFIGPNGAGKSTLLSIISRLIGMDAGKVLIDGKEIGAYKSNDLAKKISILKQSNQINIRLTVRELVSFGRFPYSQGRLSKEDWAYVDEAIDYMKLRDIEHKHLDQLSGGQCQRAFIAMVIAQDTDYILLDEPLNNLDMKHSVEIMKLLKDLVENRGKTIVIVIHDINFASVYSDRIAALKNGRIVKEGPAEDIIQTPVLKDIYDMDIPIQQIGDQKICVYFK comes from the coding sequence ATGATAGAAGTACGAGATATCATGAAACAATTCGGAGAGCAGACCGTTGTTCATCCCACGACTTTAACGATACAAAAAGGAATGATCACGTCCTTCATCGGACCGAACGGAGCGGGAAAAAGCACGCTTTTGTCCATCATCAGCAGGCTGATCGGCATGGACGCCGGAAAAGTGCTGATTGACGGCAAAGAAATCGGCGCTTACAAAAGCAATGATTTAGCAAAAAAAATCAGCATTTTAAAGCAGTCCAACCAGATCAACATCAGGCTGACTGTCAGGGAGCTCGTCAGCTTCGGCAGGTTTCCTTATTCACAGGGAAGGCTCTCGAAAGAGGACTGGGCATATGTCGATGAAGCGATTGATTACATGAAGCTGAGAGACATTGAGCATAAACACCTTGATCAGTTAAGCGGCGGCCAGTGCCAGCGCGCTTTCATCGCGATGGTCATTGCTCAGGATACCGACTATATATTGCTTGACGAACCATTGAATAATCTCGATATGAAACACTCAGTAGAGATTATGAAGCTCTTGAAAGACCTTGTCGAAAATCGCGGAAAAACGATCGTTATTGTCATTCATGACATTAATTTCGCCTCGGTTTATTCCGACAGAATCGCAGCCCTGAAAAACGGGCGGATTGTAAAAGAGGGGCCGGCGGAAGACATTATCCAAACGCCGGTGCTGAAAGACATCTATGATATGGACATTCCGATCCAACAAATCGGAGATCAAAAAATCTGTGTATATTTTAAATGA
- a CDS encoding siderophore ABC transporter substrate-binding protein translates to MKKLSLLIMALITVLVVAACGNKAADTDAKSSSKKETVTIKHNSDTTDVPKNPKKVVVFNFGMLDTLDELGLSDRVVGLPKQTLPSYLKKYKDSKFESVGGLKEPDFEKIAELEPDLIIIEGRQSEQYDEFKKIAPTIDIELDQKNYMNSFKENTENIGKIFGKEDAVKEALAKIDEKVEKANKLAKEKGGKGLVVLTSDKQISAYGSGSRFGLIHDVLGVEPVDKNIEVSLHGQSVSSEYISEKNPDYLFVIDRSAAIGEKGTAKEVIENEIVKSTKAYKNGHITYLDPGYWYLSGGGLESVSEMVKEVENGLK, encoded by the coding sequence TTGAAAAAACTATCTTTATTGATTATGGCATTGATAACCGTTCTTGTCGTAGCCGCCTGCGGAAACAAAGCTGCTGACACAGATGCAAAATCTTCCTCTAAAAAAGAAACCGTCACAATTAAACACAACAGCGACACAACAGATGTACCGAAAAACCCGAAAAAAGTCGTTGTCTTCAATTTTGGAATGCTTGACACGCTTGATGAGCTTGGCTTAAGCGACCGCGTTGTCGGCCTTCCGAAACAAACCCTTCCGTCTTACTTGAAAAAATATAAAGACAGCAAATTTGAAAGCGTCGGCGGACTAAAAGAGCCAGATTTTGAAAAAATTGCTGAGCTTGAGCCTGATTTGATCATCATCGAAGGCAGACAGTCTGAACAGTATGACGAGTTTAAAAAGATCGCTCCGACGATCGACATTGAGCTTGACCAGAAGAACTACATGAACAGTTTTAAAGAAAATACCGAAAACATTGGAAAAATCTTCGGCAAAGAAGATGCTGTCAAAGAAGCCCTTGCGAAAATCGATGAAAAAGTAGAGAAAGCCAACAAGCTGGCGAAAGAAAAAGGCGGCAAAGGATTGGTCGTCTTAACGAGCGATAAGCAAATCAGCGCGTATGGAAGCGGCTCAAGATTCGGCTTGATCCACGATGTGCTCGGCGTTGAACCTGTCGATAAAAACATCGAGGTTTCCCTTCACGGCCAAAGCGTCTCTTCAGAATATATCTCTGAAAAGAATCCTGATTACCTGTTTGTCATCGACCGAAGCGCTGCCATCGGCGAAAAAGGAACAGCAAAAGAAGTCATCGAAAATGAAATTGTAAAATCAACAAAGGCCTATAAAAACGGCCATATCACATACCTTGATCCAGGCTACTGGTACCTGTCAGGCGGAGGCCTTGAATCCGTATCTGAAATGGTGAAAGAAGTCGAAAATGGATTGAAATAA
- a CDS encoding MDR family MFS transporter, with protein sequence MSTGTEQQTYNRNIIVGLLIAGAFIAILNQTLLVTALPHIMADLNIDATKAQWLTTAFMLTNGILIPITAFLIEKFSSRALVIAAMSIFAAGTVVGAVAPNFPVLLAARIIQAAGAGIMMPLMQTIFLTIFPVEKRGAAMGMVGLVIAFAPAIGPTLSGWIVDSFTWRYLFYIILPIALIDLVLVILLMKNVTKLRETSVDIISIILSSLGFGGLLYGFSNAGSEGWGSNTVLISFAVGAVALFFFISRQLKIKRPILEFRVFQSWTFTITTLLGMIVFALMIGTETILPLYTQNVRDVTAFDSGLMLLPGAIAMGIMSPIIGRIFDKIGGKGLAIIGFAVLLLTSIPFADLQMDTSLTFIIVIYTLRMMGTSMIMMPLTTAGINALPAHLIPHGTAMNNTMRQIGGSIGTAVLISVMSNSAKNAATSHPLNALIHGMNSAFIVAAVLALIGFILSFTLKKKPQADKQGQPAR encoded by the coding sequence ATGAGTACAGGAACTGAACAACAGACATACAACAGAAATATCATCGTAGGTTTGCTTATTGCCGGGGCGTTTATCGCGATCTTGAACCAAACGCTCCTGGTTACCGCACTGCCGCATATTATGGCAGACTTGAACATAGACGCTACAAAAGCTCAATGGCTGACAACGGCGTTCATGCTGACAAACGGGATTCTCATTCCGATTACCGCCTTTTTGATCGAAAAATTCTCGAGCCGCGCGCTCGTCATCGCGGCGATGAGCATCTTTGCGGCGGGAACAGTCGTCGGTGCGGTGGCGCCTAACTTTCCGGTTCTTCTGGCGGCGCGGATCATTCAGGCCGCAGGCGCCGGAATTATGATGCCGCTCATGCAGACGATCTTTTTAACGATTTTCCCGGTTGAAAAACGCGGGGCTGCAATGGGCATGGTCGGCTTGGTGATCGCATTTGCACCGGCCATCGGACCGACATTGTCAGGCTGGATCGTCGACAGCTTTACATGGAGATACTTATTTTATATTATTCTGCCAATTGCACTGATTGATCTTGTGCTTGTCATCTTGCTGATGAAAAACGTCACGAAATTGAGAGAAACATCAGTGGACATCATATCTATTATCCTGTCCAGCCTGGGTTTCGGCGGTTTATTGTACGGCTTCAGCAACGCCGGATCAGAAGGCTGGGGGAGCAATACTGTTTTAATTTCCTTTGCAGTCGGTGCGGTCGCCCTGTTCTTCTTTATCTCTAGACAATTGAAAATCAAAAGGCCGATACTCGAGTTTCGCGTTTTCCAATCGTGGACTTTTACGATAACAACGCTACTTGGTATGATCGTTTTTGCATTAATGATCGGTACTGAGACCATTTTGCCGCTGTACACGCAAAACGTCAGAGACGTGACAGCTTTCGATTCGGGTTTGATGCTTCTGCCGGGCGCGATAGCAATGGGCATCATGTCGCCGATCATCGGCCGGATTTTTGACAAGATCGGCGGAAAAGGCCTTGCGATTATCGGGTTTGCCGTCTTGCTGCTGACGTCCATCCCGTTTGCGGACCTGCAAATGGATACTTCGCTGACATTTATTATCGTCATTTATACGCTGCGGATGATGGGAACTTCCATGATTATGATGCCTCTCACAACGGCGGGCATCAATGCCCTTCCGGCGCACCTCATTCCGCACGGAACAGCGATGAACAATACGATGCGCCAGATCGGCGGTTCGATCGGCACGGCTGTTCTGATTTCCGTCATGAGTAATTCAGCCAAAAACGCCGCGACATCTCATCCGTTAAATGCGCTCATTCACGGCATGAATTCCGCCTTTATCGTGGCCGCTGTCTTGGCGCTGATCGGATTTATCCTTTCGTTTACATTGAAAAAGAAGCCGCAGGCCGACAAACAAGGCCAGCCGGCCCGCTGA
- a CDS encoding TetR/AcrR family transcriptional regulator has protein sequence MNEKKAAVLRAAKKLFAQKGYHNVAMQAIAEECKMSKASIYKLFQSKEDLLLALIKFRKHEMLNKSAVINTETSLTPKERFAKKIALEITEFRENRQFINFISNEGSSPDTAVFKKHLKETKSMIISWHKDSIIQAYGEEVEPFIWDIVIIFHGLMREFLFLVGTGKAQPDVKTIPPFIMSVLDLFIEKKLNEDQKSSLNEDIIASYSNFSSCWAPPKKEELLEDLLQKLKTKISSLPQDDVSVTELLSAADLLSEELFANEPRTYLIKALLDYLGKIEAIQYDVSQIQTISIKE, from the coding sequence ATGAACGAAAAAAAAGCAGCAGTCTTAAGGGCCGCCAAAAAGCTGTTTGCCCAAAAAGGCTATCACAATGTTGCAATGCAAGCGATCGCTGAAGAATGCAAAATGTCAAAAGCATCTATTTATAAACTGTTTCAATCTAAAGAAGATCTTCTGCTGGCATTGATCAAGTTCAGAAAGCATGAAATGCTGAACAAAAGCGCCGTCATCAATACGGAAACCTCGCTGACGCCGAAAGAAAGATTCGCTAAAAAAATCGCTTTGGAGATTACGGAATTCAGGGAAAACCGCCAATTTATCAATTTCATCTCCAATGAGGGATCATCTCCGGATACCGCAGTATTTAAAAAGCATCTGAAAGAAACAAAATCAATGATTATCAGCTGGCATAAAGACTCTATCATTCAAGCGTACGGCGAAGAGGTCGAGCCGTTTATATGGGATATCGTCATCATTTTCCACGGGCTGATGAGGGAATTCCTGTTTTTAGTCGGCACTGGAAAAGCGCAGCCTGACGTTAAAACGATTCCGCCATTCATTATGTCAGTTCTGGACCTCTTCATAGAGAAAAAGCTGAACGAAGATCAGAAAAGTTCATTAAATGAAGACATTATTGCCTCCTATTCGAATTTCTCATCATGCTGGGCACCGCCCAAAAAAGAGGAATTGCTTGAAGACCTTTTGCAAAAACTGAAAACCAAGATTTCTTCGCTGCCACAAGACGATGTTTCCGTGACAGAATTGCTGTCTGCCGCAGATTTGCTGAGCGAGGAGCTTTTCGCCAATGAGCCACGCACGTATTTAATTAAGGCTCTCCTTGATTACCTTGGAAAAATCGAGGCCATCCAATACGATGTTTCACAAATACAAACGATTAGTATAAAAGAATAA